From Marinifilum sp. JC120:
TCAGCATCACTGAAGGAAGCCACCTGCCGCATAGCGAAGTGCGCGGGCATTTCATTGAAATAACTTTCGAGGCCATATCCGCCTTTGCTACAGTTGGATTATCAACCGGAGTAACCCCGGACTTGAGCGGACCCGGAAAATCCATCATAATATTTTTAATGTTCGTAGGAAGGCTCGGCCCGGTCTGGCTCCTGACAGCCATTAACAGCTGGCAGAAAGAACCACGTTACAGATTACCGGAAGACGATTTACCATTAGGATAGACCGGAGGCATCTAAATATGACAGAAAAAAAAATAGAAGTAGGCGTTATCGGCCTTGGTAAATTCGGGCTGGAACTAGCATTGAACCTGCGCAGACTGGGCCATAATGTTGTAGGCGTGGACACCAGCGAAGAACGGGTCAAAGCCGCTAAGCCATACCTTGCACAGGTCTTTCAGGCCGATGGAACAGACCCTCAGACTCTGGAGCAATTAAGCTTTCAGGATTTCAATTATGTTGTGGTTTCCACTGGCGATTCACTGGAAGCGAGTGTTCTGGTGGTCCTCAACCTTCAGGAAATCGGGGTCAATAAGATATGGGTCAAGGCTATCAGCGTGGCTCATAAAAAAGTTCTGAGCAAAATGGGCGTTGATTACGTTGTCTTCCCGGAACATTTCGCTGCCAAACAGCTGGCCCATAAGCTTTCCACCCCGGGCATGATCGAATACCTTTCCATGGGTAACGATATCCTGATCAAAGAACGAAAGGCTGCGGACTGGGCCGGAAAAACACTTATAGACCTTAACCTGACCAATAATTATCAGGTGCAGGTCATTGCTATCCGTAAGAATGGATCTGAAGAACTTAATTTCGTGCCCAAGGCCAGTGAACCGCTGGGAGAAAATGATGTGCTGATTATGATCGGGGTACGGGAAAATCTACTGAAACTACCCTAATAGCTAGAAATCACTATCAACATTGTAAAGGTCTTTTTCTATTTCCTTCATCTGCATGTCCTCCTCTTCTAGAGCGATCATGCGATCCCGGATTTCGTGAGTCTTTTCAATGGCATCGTCAAGCTCAACACCAGCGGCAACCTGCATCTTACGGAACAGGTTCAGAATATCGCTACGCAGGGTCTTGCCTTTTTCGCCTACCCCCATTTCCCGAAGCATGGTTTCATCTTCTTCGGTTTTTTTAATCAGGTAATGGCAAAATTTTTGAGCTTCCTGAATGCCCCGGTTCTTTTCAAGACACATGGTCAGATAGCGGAAACAATTTTCCCAGTCACCGGATTCATAATAAGTGCGTGCGATGTTGAAGAAAAGATTCTCATCGGTGCTGTCGAGGTCGACTCCCCGATTGTAATACTGCAAGGCTTCTCGATACATGCCGTTCTTGCGCATGGAAATACCGAAATCATTGAACATGTGTTTATGTTCGGTGGTGAAAGCGGACTTAAGTTGCAGGACTTTTGCAAAAACTTCCTGCGCCCTTTCAGTGTCCCCTTTTTCAAGGTAGGTCAGGCCAAGCCCAAAAGATGCCCGGACATTTTCTTCATCAACAGCCAGTGCGTCAGCATACTCCATCTCCGCACTGTAGAACTCACCCTGCTCACGATGGGCCTCGCCCCTGCTCAGACGCCCATCCTGCTGTTCCATGGCCGGACGCACATGCTGCTGGTAAAAATCCAGCTCAAGGGTGTAATGGGCTGCAAATTCCCCACTGCTCACGATCTCAGGATCACCTGCCGGAACCCTGTTCTCATTAAGAAGCAATAGTTCGAAACGTTCATCGTCCAGCTTACTGGCCAACCAGTATTTCTTACCTTTTGGTTTATGCGAATCCGTACGCAACGATACCACCGTTACGAATTCGCTTTCCTCTTCAGTTACCTGATCGGCAGGAGGAGTATAGTCAAATAATGAGGTTCCAGTACTCATTGCGTTAGACTCCAGCGACCCAAAGAAAAGGTCGAGCTTGAAATTGTTGCAGACCCCTCATCTACACTAACTTGATCGGCATTTAATCCATTTCCATTTAGAGTTCCAGCTACTAAAGAAAAAATAAGCTTTCTGTTATCTGGAACATCAAAAAAAAATCAGCTAGGCTTCAACCCGATGCAAAAATACCGTCCAATTTTAATACTAATTAGTGCCATCTTTATATTGCACTTTTTCGGGCTAAAAAGCTATGCCCGTAAAATAAATGATGTCCCGGTAATCAGCTGCAAACTGATCAACCAGTTTCCGCATGACGACTCGGCTTTCACACAGGGATTTTTCTACCATGACAGCTACTTATACGAGAGTACCGGTAAGCGAGGACGCTCCTCCCTGCGTAAAACAGAACTGGAAAGCGGCATAGTACGCACCATGGTCAAAAATGATAAAAATATTTTCAGTGAAGGAATCTGTTACTGGAACAACAAAATATTTCAGCTTACATGGCGTTCGGGCAAATGTTATATATATGACTCCACTTCTCTTGCCCGCAAAGGATTCTTCAAATACAAAGGACAAGGATGGGGACTGACCACGGACGGACAATTCATATACCAGAGCAATGGTTCTTCAGTGATCACTTTCAGGGACCCCTACGATTTCGCCCGCATCAAAAGATTACGGGTCACCGATGGTATTGCGAATATCCATCTCCTCAATGAACTCGAGTATATAAACGGCCTTATTTTCAGCAATATCTGGAAGAAAGACCGCATCGCGGCAATTGATCCCCAAAATGGGAAAGTAAAATTCTGGCTGGACATATCCTCATTACGTCCCCTTGCCGGAAAAAAAGCCGAAGCCGCCAACGGCATTGCCTGGGATGCAGCCGGGAAAAGGCTCTTCGTGACCGGAAAATTCTGGAATAAGGTTTTTGAAATTGAACTACCCACACTTGAAAATTAGTCCGCCCTCAACTGATCAAATGACAATTTCACTGGGCATTTGCGCCGGAGCATCCTCAGTCAGCATGGTCCTGACTAGGAACGATGACGGCAGAATTGAAATCATCAGATCAATTTCACTGAACCATGAAGGTAATCCCGCGCAAGCCGTGATTAAGGGATTACAGGAACTGGAACTGCCTGAAGGAATCCCCGCAGCGGTGACCGGACGTAAATTCCGCCACCTGCTGGATCTACCCACCATTTCCGAACCGCAAGCCCTTGAAACCGGACTTGCCCACGAAGATTTTGTAAAAGACGGCTACCGCACCGTACTCAGCGCAGGCGGGGAGACCTTTATGGCTTACCTGCTTGATACTGAAGGCAAAGTAGAGACAGTGCATACCGGAAACAAATGCGCATCCGGTACCGGGGAATTTCTTGCCCAGCAATTGGGACGCATGGGGCTTACTTTAGATGAAATGTCCGCCATGCAGATGAGCGAACCATACAAGGTTTCCGGGCGTTGTTCGGTATTTTGCAAAAGTGACTGCACCCATGCCCTGAACAAAGGAATTGAAAAAGAAGCCGTAGTTGCCGGACTGGCTCGCATGATGGCCGGGAAATGCATTGAACTGCTGCGCAAACTGCCTTCGAAAAAGGTGGCCTTGATCGGGAATTGTTCACATAACAAATTCATGGTCAATGAACTGCGCCGGGAAATCCCGAACTTGCTTCTGCCGGAACATGGGCATTGTTTCGAAGCTCTTGGGGCAGCAATCTGGGCCGCTGAAAACGGCAGCATCCTACCCGAGGATTGCAGTACCATTATCCGTAAGGGAGATACCGCTTTTACCTTCCTGCCGCCGCTGGAAAATTTCACAGATTCTGTCAAATTTCATGAAAGCACACAGGCCAAATTCATTCCCGGCAACAGACTTGCTTTGGGTCTTGATGTAGGCTCTACCACCACTAAAGGAGTGCTGCTTGATATGGAGCGGACCGAGATCGTCGCATCCTGCTATCTGCGCACGGACGGCGATCCCATCGGGGCTTCGCGTAAGGTCTATGCAGAGTTGGCTGCACAAGCACCTGCCGGAACCACAGCCGAAGTAATGGGCGTGACCGGGTCGGGCCGCAACATTGCCGGACTGCATGCAGGCACGGACGGGATCATCAATGAAATCACCGCACACGCCACTGCTGCCGTCCATTATGACCCCGAAGTGGATACTATTTTCGAAATCGGCGGGCAAGATGCCAAATATACATGGCTGAAGAACTCTGTGCCCTGCGACTACGCCATGAACGAGGCATGCAGTGCCGGGACCGGATCTTTTCTGGAAGAAAGTGCCAAAGAAACATTGGGCATAGATGTAACTGACATTGCCGGGGTGGCCTTCAAGGGCCGGAATCCGCCCAACTTCAATGATCAGTGCGCGGCCTTCATCGGCTCAGATCTCAAGCTTGCAGCGCAGGAGGGTGTTCCGCTCGAAGACATGGTTGCCGGGCTGGTCTACTCCATCTGCATCAACTACTCCAACCGGGTAAAAGGCAACCGCACTGTCGGGCAGAAAATTTTTATGCAAGGCGGGGTCTGTTACAACAAGGCCGTGCCCACCGCCATGGCTGCGCTGACCGGGCAGGAGATTATTGTCCCGCCCCATCCGGGGTTGACCGGGGCTTTCGGGGTCGCCCTTGAGGCAGCAAAACGGACAGAACAGGGAACCATCACCAGCGGAATCTTCAACCCCGCCGAGCTGGCCAAACGCGAAGTAGAACACAAATCTCCCTTCACCTGCAACGGGGCCGGCAGGGATTGCGACCTCGGCTGCTCCATTGCCCGCATTGAGGTGCAAGGCAAGACTTTTCCATTCGGCGGCATCTGCAACCGCTTTGATAATTCCAAGGTATCCAAAGACACCAAGCCGGGAGAAGACCTCGTACTCTGGCGTGAGAAACGGGTCTTCCGCGATTTGACAGAACCATTGGAGGGCCAGCCGGTCATAGGTATGAACCGCTCCCTGCTCATGAATACGTGGTTCCCGCTGTTCAATACTTTTTTCACTAAAATGGGCTTCGGAATCAGGATGCCTGAGAAAATTGATCCTGAGGGAATTGAACAGAAAGGTGCGCCCTTCTGCCATCCGGTAGAACTGGCTCACGGCGGGCTGGGCGAATTGCTGAATCTTGAGACGAACCACATTTTCCTGCCCCACCTACGTTCCATGCCGCTCAAAAGCGGTGACCGTTCCTGTACCTGCGTGCTGGTTCAAGGCGAACCTTACTACCTGAAATCCGCCTTCCCGGAACTGGAAAATCGTTCCCTGCTGACCCCGGTAATCCACATGCAGGACGGAGAAGAGCAGCTACGCAAAGCCCTGCTCCAAACTGCTGCAAAGTTGAAGGTTGGTGTACAGCAGGCCTTGAACGCTCTTGAAGAAGCAATTGCTGAACAGGCACAATTCTTTGCCGACCTGCGTAGCAAGGGTGAAAAATTTCTGACTGCATTGGATGAAAACAACAATCAGGGGATGGTCCTTTTCGGCAGGCCCTACAATGCCTTCAGCTCATGGGCCAACAAATCAATCCCCACCAAATTCGCTACCCGCGCAGTAGATATAATCCCCTGCGACATGCTCCCGCGCAGTGAGAAATGCGGCGATGAATTAAACATGTACTGGGCCACCGGTGAGCAGATCATGGATGCCGCAAAACTGGTAGCTGCACATCCCAAGCTCTTCGGCACTTACATTACTAATTTTTCCTGCGGGCCGGATTCCTTCCTACTAGGCCATTTCCGCAAAGTCATGGGCCGTAAGCCCTCACTGACTCTTGAACTGGACAGCCACACCGCCGATGCCGGAATTGAAACCCGCATTGAAGCATTTCTTGATATTGTGGACGGTTTTAAACGTTCGGAAGCACCACAGAAATCAACAGAAAATCCATTCCGCCCGGCACGTTGCGAAGCGCAAGACGGAATGACCGGGATAACCGACTCCAAGGGTGAATGGCATGCGGTAAATAATCCGAAAGTAACCCTGCTTATCCCCAGCCTTGGCGAAATCAGTACGGACTTTTTAGCCGCATCCATGCAGCGGGACAACATCCGCTACAAGGTGCTGCCCCATGCCAGCGAAGCCGCTCTGAAAATGGGCCGCAACAACTCATCATGCAAGGAATGCCTGCCTCTGCAACTGACAGCCGGGGCTTTGCTGGAATATCTGGAAAATCGAGCGGAAGACGAACTGACCCTTTTCCTGATGCCCAAGGCCAAGGGACCCTGCCGTTTCGGGCAATATTCCGTGTTCATGAATGATCTCATCGAACGGCTGAAAATCCCCGACCTCGCCATCTTCGCGCCCAGCTCAACTGACGGGTACGGGGGCCTCAGCACCGCTGTAACCCTTGGCATGTGGCAGGGCATTGTTGCCGGATCCATTCTTGAAGACATCCACGCCACCATCGCAACTGCTGCTGAAGACAAAAACGCGGCCCTAAAGCTTTTCTGGAAAGTCCGCCAAGACCTGCTCGGTGCAATGGCAAGCTGGAAGGAATTTTCCAAAGCCCTGCGCAAGGCAGCAGATGATTTTTCCTCCATCAAACTGGCAAAACCAGTTCAGGAATACCCGGTCATTTCTCTGCTGGGCGAAATTTACGTGCGCCATGATCCGCTGGCTCGACGCAGCCTGCCGGAAAAGCTTACTGAGCAGGGCTTCATCATGCGAGTGGCCCCGGTACTGGAATGGATGAAATACACCGACTGGCTGAACCGCAATAGTATTGAAGGCAAGGCCGAACTCAAAACCCTGATCACACAGGGAGTGAAATCATATTTTGAACGACGCATCCGCCATATTCTTGCAAAAAGCGGGATGCTCTTCTATCCCGGACCAAACGTGCGCGAAGTGGTCAGCCACGGCAAACCGCACATTTCCGAGCAACTTACCGGGGAAGCAATACTCACCGTAGGCACCTCCCTGCATGAAATAATGTCTCCATCCTGTGGGGTCATTTCTATCGGTCCCTTCGGATGCATGCCCTCACGGGTGGCTGAGGCTGTGCTCAGTGAGAAATTCAGAGCCGGATCAGCAGGAAAAAAAGCCACTTCTGTACTTGATGCTGACTCCCGGCTGCCCTTCTTAGCCATTGAAACGGACGGCAATCCCTTTCCGCAGCTCATCGAAGCCCGGTTGGAAGCATTCTGCTTGCAGGCCAGAAGGTTGCATGAGCGGATGACCGCATCCATACGCACAGATTAATAGTTCCTTAGTTCTTCTTGATATAGCACATGCTATTATGATACCACCTCTCAGGACAAATTGAAGCGGCAACGCTTTTCCGGGGAGGAAAAAGTTGAATAGAAGAATTGTAGGCTTGGGCCTGTTAATCCTGCTTATTACAATATGCGGGTGCAGGGCGGCGCGATCCATAAAAACAAATATCAAAGAAACTGTAATTTCCTCTGAACCGGAGGATAAATTTTCCCAAGCACTGGACCGCAACAAATTTTCAGAGGCAGAACAAATCTGGCTCGATAATCAGGATTATTTTCTGGGAAAACCGAAGGCCATGGCAGAAATAACCAAAGCGGCCTCCCAGCTAAAAAAGCGCTATCGTCCCAAAGTTTCAGCTGCCACCACAAATATTCTTTCCATCCGCTGGCCTGCTAAATCCGGTAAGTGGACCTTAATCCGCCTCAAACTGGACAATGCCCGCGACCTCATCGACGAAATCGAATCCAGCACCATCCTAAGCGATCTGGGCCAGACTCCCCCTAAACTGGAAAAGCTGAAAAAAGAATTTCACAAAAAAGAATCTAAAATCCGCAGCAATGCGCTGGCCCAGTTCAAGAAATATCCATTGAAAACCGGGCCGAATTTCTTTTCCATCTACCCCGTCCAACTGGATGAGAAAAAATTTCTCAAATCGCAAGCCGCTCTGCTTGAGCGCACAGTAGGCTCCGCCCATGGAAACGGCGTGCCGCACATGATCAAAGAGTACGGCGACGTCATCCCGGCCAAAACCCTGCGTAATCTGGAAGGTAATTACTTTCGCGATCTGCTCAAAAAGGAAGCCGCAGGCAAGAAGCCATCCTTCCGCACGATAATCAAAACCATGAAGGAAGCGCAAAGGCTCGGCTTTCCGGTCACCGAAGTACCGGACTGCAAAATAGCCTTTGTGCGCGTGACAAGTAAAACCTTGATGAAAGAACACGGCATTGAGTTCGGCTTAGGATTTGATGTGGACCTGCCCATGGAAACCGAAACACTGGCAAAGAGCCACATGTTCAATTCCAAGACCGCCAAAGACGCAGACGTGGTTATCCTCATCAACGAAGTGGTATCCAGAATTGACCGCAAGACTTTTCGTCCCAAATCATATCGCAGCAGATGGATCACCGGATATCAAGAAGGCTACAACCACGCCTACGATCAAGCCCAGCTACGGCTGGAGCAATTGAAACTGAAACGACAGGAACTTAACGAACGCAACAACTCTCACATTCTGGGCTGGTTCGGGGCTAACGACATCACTTCTGCTGCACACATGGCGGCAATTGAGGAAAAAAAATACAACGAAGCCGTAGCCAACGCCACTAACATTCCAAAAGTAATAGATAAGCCCATCTACGTTAATTACAGCTTCCGGGTTGTACCGCTGCGGACAACTAAAGTAGCTTCGGTGCAATATGTGATAATCGACCGCAAGTCCCGCACCTACTTCACCGACTTTTTTGATATCGTTAAGGAAAGGAATTTCAAAGTAGCCTACGGCATCCAGCCGGATGATCCGGATACGAACGCCCATAAAAACCGCTTTAATACTGAAAAAGAAGTACGAGATTGGGAGAAGCAGGCTGTCCCGGTACGTCTTTCTGATATGCTCAACTTCTATCTGGATCACGAAGAAAAAGACAAAAAATACCGGAGCATGGCGCGAATTCAAAACACAATAATCAGCAATCGCAACAAAGCTCTGGCAGAATTCTATAGCGATGAATACGGTTCCGACACTGGGAATGATCCACGATTTGATTCCACTGTTATGGTTTTGGGGCCGGATGCATGGAAGTTTGGCAGCGGATTTTTTGTAACCGACAACATTATTCTGACCAACCATCATGTGGTGGAAGGTCATGATCTTGTAGAAATCAGAATGCACAACAATATGGAAGCCTTTGGAAAAGTCATGGCCGTTGACCTTTACCGCGACCTAGCCTTGGTCAAGATCAACGCCCGGGGCAAACCGGTCCGCTTTTACACCAAAAACAAACTACCCAGCGGTGCAACTCTTGAAGCTATTGGTCATCCAAAAGGATTCCCTTTCACTATAACCAGAGGTGTTTTCGGTGCTTACCGGAACATGCTGACTAAAAATCTGCCCTCGCGCCGCGTCAAAGTTCGCTACATCCAAACTGATACAGCTATCAACAAAGGCAACTCCGGCGGTCCGTTATTTTACAAAAACAAAGTAGTCGGTGTTAACACTTGGAAAAGAATTGACCAGGATGTCGATAACCTCGCTTTCGCTGTACATTACTCTGAAATAATAAATTTTTTGAAACAATACGGCATTAAATACCGCAAATAAGGAGCCTTGAATTGAAAAAACGCATTTTCATCTTAATAGCAGTGGCAATTATCATGGCTCTAGTACTCATGACCGGGTGCCGCAGCAAGCAACGCATGGGCATGGTTCGCGATCAGAATACCGGGCTGCTCTATGGCTCCATGACCAGCAGTAACTTTATTATCGACCCGTCCCAGTTTGATACCCCGGTTTTGAAACTGACCATCCGCAACACTTCTGGAGATCCGGCAGTAAACCTTAAAGCTCTGCGCAAAACCATAGAAGCTGCATATATTGATAAGGGTTACAAGGTCGTAAAAACGGGCAAATATTCCATGCACTTGGACGTCAATCTGCGCTATTCCGGCCAGATTTCACAGAATATGGTTGATGAAATCAGCCTTTGGGGTGGAACAGGCGGTGCTTACATGGGAGCCAGTTTAGGCCAGAATCTCGACTCCCTGGTACTAGGCTCCGCATCCGGCGCGGCCATCGGGGCGATCATAGGGCAGTACACAACACAGGACACCTACGTCATGGTAGCGGATGTAGTGCTCGGCATTGTGGATAAATACGCCAAAAAACGCAGGTATGTGGTCCAATTCGAAGATACCCAAATCAAATGGGATGACGAAGATGACGGGTTCACTTCCTACCGTTCCCGCGAACGCATACAGCTGGCGGTCTATGCCGGAGGGGATAACACCGCGCAAAGCAAAATCGTACGCGGGGTGACTCTGAGATTTAAACGGATTTTACAGGATATTATTTAATAAGACTAAAGCCCGGACAGTAAAACTGTCCGGGCTTTATATTTTATACATCATCAAATCTGCTTCGCACGTCATTCAACCCCTCGCGATACCCTTTGGCATCGCCGTAAGGGAAGAAATGACGATAACGGCTGTGTACGGACTTTACAGGACGGGCATGCCGGATCGGGCACCAATACTGCTCAGTACGGGCTGCGACCTCGCGCACAAATCCGATCAAACCGTTAAAATATCCGCAATAGTAGCAGTTAACTTTTTCGATCAAGTTCAAATACTTCAGGCTTTGGCGGTCAATAACAACATAATCGCGCCGTTTCACACGAGGAATGCCATACACCGGAAAGCACATCAGCTGATAGAGCCAGACTGCCACATCAATCATCAGAGCCGGGATAAGTGGCATAAAAATAAAGGGCAGCGTGAGCATAACCCAAACCCCGGAATCATAAACATAATCGCTCCACTTGGCAGCCAGTTCACGGTGCGCCACACGCACCTCTGCACTGAAGCGGACTTTTCTCTTCTGCACTGTGTATAAGAACTCGCTTTTAATATCGCGCAGTTCAACTCGCAATTCCTTTTCCAGCACATCTATCCTACCGAGAATTTCATCAATTCTGCTCATGTGGCACCTTCCTTTTTCGGTCACAGGTTCAGATACAGAGTCCGGGTCAAAGCCCGGTTTCAGGTGTCATTAAGTATATTTAGATAAGAAAATGGTGGGATTGGCAAGATAATTTGGATGATGAACAAAAGAAAGCCGCCCGGATGGACGGCTTTTCAAATTATTTTAGCAAAGCGAAAACTAAGCTATATATTCAATATCACCACTGGCTACATCGTTACTGCTTCCAACAAGATTGGCGACAGCTACGCCAGCTCCAGAACCGCTACCATCGGCATCATACCAGAGCTGATCATTAGTACTGTCGTATACAAACTGGGCATTTGCGGACAAGCCAGTTCCTGTGGAGCCATTGTAATCAGCACTGGTTGCAAAGGGAGTACCCCCTACGGTAAATCCGCCTGAAGAACTAAACACAAACTTATCAGTACCAGAAACAAAATCGGTGACAGAATCAGCGTTCGTTGCAAGTGCAGGACACTCAGATACATTCTTATAGGTGAACCGATCTACGCCGTCCCCACCAGTCAAGGTATCCTTGCCAGCACCACCAATGAGAGTGTCACTCCCCATTGCTCCGGTAATGCTATCTTCACCGGCATTACCGATAAGGGTATCGTCACCTTGTCCACCAAAGATGTCATTATCCAATGAATTGCCGTTGATATAGTCATTTCCACTGGTTCCGACCACTCCTTCAAAATTGATAAAATAATCTTCCACATGATCAATTGAAGCCAATCCATAACTGCTTCCCGGACCATGACCATCATTCATATCAATATATGTGTCCATTGACGGAGTACCAAGATCGGCAAAGGAAACTATGTCATAACCATTACCGCCGTCCATTGTATCTGAACCATTACCGCCGTAGACGGTATCGCCATCATCGCCGCCAGCGATAATATCATTGTCGCAGTTACCATAAATAGTATCTTCCCCGGTATTACCGTGAAGAACATCATTACCTTCCATACCACTAATAGTATCATTCCCGGCAAGCCCGTCATAATAGTCGACTCCGCTGGTGCCTTCCCATGAGTCATCACCGCTGGTGCCGTAAATCCAATTAGTACCGTCGCTATCGGTATAGGTCTGCCCTTCTGTTTCCGCGGTAGCTTCAGGAATCTTACCATTATTTATCAATTCATCAATGATATCATCAGTAAGAGTTTGCAGATTTTGCAAAAGCTGCTGGGCTGCTGCCAGATCCCCAGTACTTAGGGCACCAAAGACCTGTCCGGCAAGGCCATGCAACTGTGCTTCAATCTCAGCGACAGGAACTTCTCCGCCCAGTATTGCCCCGGCTTCAATTGCTACCTGTAAACCGGTTTGGTGCGCGGCAAGGGCACCAGCAGGATCAAGCACTCCAAGCCCCGGATCAAGCACACCCTGACCGGGGATTGCCGGACCTCCGGTTTCGCCGCCTTCGGGATCGCCCTGCGGATCTCCATCTTCGCCCTGTGCTTCCTGCCCCTGATCATCAGGATTCTGATCCTGCGGATCATCCTGTTGTTCCTGCTGATCTTCTTCCTGACGCTGCTGCTGGATTTCCTGCTCCTGACGGATAGCTGAGGGTGCGATATCACGGAAAGAATCAAATTCACGAGTGGTCATAGTACGAACACTGCCAAGCTGACCGGACATGGCGATATCCACCAGCTCACGGGCGTTGGAGATCATCCTGATCTCGCCGCTTATGGACTGGACCAGCAAAGCCTTACCGGCATGAATCTCTTCCACACCAATCTTCTGCCCGCCACCGGGAGTAATTTCACTGACAATGGTGGTCCCGCGAATACCGATGGTGGCAAGCGGGGTACCGACCTGGAAACGGTCAGGATTCTGCTCGGCAATCTTACCGGTCACCAAACGGAAAGTACCCTGACTCATTTTGAAGAGCAGTTCCGCATCTGAGGCTGAATCATCAAAAACATAATCATCAAGGGAAATCACCGAATCCGCGCCCTGAGAGAGCAGGGTATCATCTACAAAACGGATTTCCGCAGTACTGCCAGCCCCGGTAACAAGCTCCTCGCCCCTGAAAACCTCAGCACCGGACTCGACCTGACGGACGCCCGATTCTGAACGCAGGAAAACCTCGCCATTGGCTGCGAGAACTACACCGATTGAATTTTGATTTACTTCGGTAGGCATAACGACCCTCTACTTTTTTATAAATACTCCACCTTTATCAAACATTAATATATTTTAAACATGCAAGTCAACAAATAGAGAATACGCTACACAAGTTGTCGCGTTCACAAACAAACTCACACAACATAAATTACAACCACATAAAAACCAACTAACTCAAACATTAATAACAATCGACACAACCCATAGCACAATACTCAAAATCATTACCACACATTATCATTCTACATGCACCCGTGTAAATTTACACATTAGTAGCAATCAACTCATCCCACCACTTTCAACAAAGATATCCCCTACTACAACATCATCGCCAAACACAGTAGCGATCAATGCGTGACCGGAACTAACGGTACTTCCATCAGGGTCATACCAAAGCTGTCCATTGTCCGAATCAAAAACAAAATATGCTGTGCCGTCAGCCGGACCGGTCTGACCGTCATAAGCAACCCCATCTCCGGGAGTGACATCAATAAAAGTGAAGTTTGAATTA
This genomic window contains:
- a CDS encoding TrkA family potassium uptake protein; the protein is MTEKKIEVGVIGLGKFGLELALNLRRLGHNVVGVDTSEERVKAAKPYLAQVFQADGTDPQTLEQLSFQDFNYVVVSTGDSLEASVLVVLNLQEIGVNKIWVKAISVAHKKVLSKMGVDYVVFPEHFAAKQLAHKLSTPGMIEYLSMGNDILIKERKAADWAGKTLIDLNLTNNYQVQVIAIRKNGSEELNFVPKASEPLGENDVLIMIGVRENLLKLP
- a CDS encoding alcohol dehydrogenase, which encodes MSTGTSLFDYTPPADQVTEEESEFVTVVSLRTDSHKPKGKKYWLASKLDDERFELLLLNENRVPAGDPEIVSSGEFAAHYTLELDFYQQHVRPAMEQQDGRLSRGEAHREQGEFYSAEMEYADALAVDEENVRASFGLGLTYLEKGDTERAQEVFAKVLQLKSAFTTEHKHMFNDFGISMRKNGMYREALQYYNRGVDLDSTDENLFFNIARTYYESGDWENCFRYLTMCLEKNRGIQEAQKFCHYLIKKTEEDETMLREMGVGEKGKTLRSDILNLFRKMQVAAGVELDDAIEKTHEIRDRMIALEEEDMQMKEIEKDLYNVDSDF
- a CDS encoding glutaminyl-peptide cyclotransferase — its product is MQKYRPILILISAIFILHFFGLKSYARKINDVPVISCKLINQFPHDDSAFTQGFFYHDSYLYESTGKRGRSSLRKTELESGIVRTMVKNDKNIFSEGICYWNNKIFQLTWRSGKCYIYDSTSLARKGFFKYKGQGWGLTTDGQFIYQSNGSSVITFRDPYDFARIKRLRVTDGIANIHLLNELEYINGLIFSNIWKKDRIAAIDPQNGKVKFWLDISSLRPLAGKKAEAANGIAWDAAGKRLFVTGKFWNKVFEIELPTLEN
- a CDS encoding activase, whose translation is MTISLGICAGASSVSMVLTRNDDGRIEIIRSISLNHEGNPAQAVIKGLQELELPEGIPAAVTGRKFRHLLDLPTISEPQALETGLAHEDFVKDGYRTVLSAGGETFMAYLLDTEGKVETVHTGNKCASGTGEFLAQQLGRMGLTLDEMSAMQMSEPYKVSGRCSVFCKSDCTHALNKGIEKEAVVAGLARMMAGKCIELLRKLPSKKVALIGNCSHNKFMVNELRREIPNLLLPEHGHCFEALGAAIWAAENGSILPEDCSTIIRKGDTAFTFLPPLENFTDSVKFHESTQAKFIPGNRLALGLDVGSTTTKGVLLDMERTEIVASCYLRTDGDPIGASRKVYAELAAQAPAGTTAEVMGVTGSGRNIAGLHAGTDGIINEITAHATAAVHYDPEVDTIFEIGGQDAKYTWLKNSVPCDYAMNEACSAGTGSFLEESAKETLGIDVTDIAGVAFKGRNPPNFNDQCAAFIGSDLKLAAQEGVPLEDMVAGLVYSICINYSNRVKGNRTVGQKIFMQGGVCYNKAVPTAMAALTGQEIIVPPHPGLTGAFGVALEAAKRTEQGTITSGIFNPAELAKREVEHKSPFTCNGAGRDCDLGCSIARIEVQGKTFPFGGICNRFDNSKVSKDTKPGEDLVLWREKRVFRDLTEPLEGQPVIGMNRSLLMNTWFPLFNTFFTKMGFGIRMPEKIDPEGIEQKGAPFCHPVELAHGGLGELLNLETNHIFLPHLRSMPLKSGDRSCTCVLVQGEPYYLKSAFPELENRSLLTPVIHMQDGEEQLRKALLQTAAKLKVGVQQALNALEEAIAEQAQFFADLRSKGEKFLTALDENNNQGMVLFGRPYNAFSSWANKSIPTKFATRAVDIIPCDMLPRSEKCGDELNMYWATGEQIMDAAKLVAAHPKLFGTYITNFSCGPDSFLLGHFRKVMGRKPSLTLELDSHTADAGIETRIEAFLDIVDGFKRSEAPQKSTENPFRPARCEAQDGMTGITDSKGEWHAVNNPKVTLLIPSLGEISTDFLAASMQRDNIRYKVLPHASEAALKMGRNNSSCKECLPLQLTAGALLEYLENRAEDELTLFLMPKAKGPCRFGQYSVFMNDLIERLKIPDLAIFAPSSTDGYGGLSTAVTLGMWQGIVAGSILEDIHATIATAAEDKNAALKLFWKVRQDLLGAMASWKEFSKALRKAADDFSSIKLAKPVQEYPVISLLGEIYVRHDPLARRSLPEKLTEQGFIMRVAPVLEWMKYTDWLNRNSIEGKAELKTLITQGVKSYFERRIRHILAKSGMLFYPGPNVREVVSHGKPHISEQLTGEAILTVGTSLHEIMSPSCGVISIGPFGCMPSRVAEAVLSEKFRAGSAGKKATSVLDADSRLPFLAIETDGNPFPQLIEARLEAFCLQARRLHERMTASIRTD